AGAATGTACCCCTCTTTTTCAGGCCTGATTTTTGCATGAAGCCTGGATACTCTGGGTTCCTTAATCGCAATGTTACAGGTATCGCTCCTTCCGATAGAAAATTCTTTATTAGAGTGTAATTTATGTTCTTTTAAAAACCCATGCTGACTTCTAGCAATTAATCTGGCAGAAGGCAGGGAAAGGGCTTGTTCAACACTCCCTTCAGGAATTTTAGTGAATAATTCGTGTTTTTCTTCATCTATCTTCAAATGTTCTTTTCTTTCTTTAACAATATCTATTTCTGCTTTGCCAAAATGGAATATGTAAAAAACTATCCAATAAATAAATAAAGCGCCTACTACAGGACCTATAATTGAGAAAAATAATCCTACGGGATGCTCTATTACGAATTTTTCAATTTTACTAACAGCAAAAGCATGCTGGCAAAACACCAACACAATAAAAACGATCAAAGGGCAGATACATAGATCTGCCCCTACATTCCGATTTTCACATTGTAGGGGCGAACCTGTGTGTTCGCCCATCCCCATTCTAAATTTTTGCATTTTGTTATCTGGCATTTAGTTTTCGCTATTGCTTTGTGCTTTGAATAAAGTCTAGCATACAGCGTATAGGTGCGCAATAGAAAAGGGAGATTATTTTATCTTTAAAAATGCTTCTATAAATTTATCAATATGTCCATCCATAACTGCCTGGACATTTCCTGCTTCAATTCCTGTCCTGTGATCCTTAACAAGGGTATAGGGCTGGAATACATACGAACGGATCTGAGAACCCCATTCTATCTTCTTCTTATCTTTATTGTATTCCTGCATCTCTTCTTCCTTCTTCCGCATGTGGTATTCAACCAGCCGTGCTTTCAGAACCTTCATTGCAGTCAACTTGTTTTTAAGCTGAGAGCGTTCATTCTGGCATTGTGTGACTATGCCTGTTGGCAGATGTGTAATACGCACAGCAGAGTCAGTGGTATTGATATGCTGTCCTCCATGACCGCTTGCACGGTAAGTATCAATTCTTAGATCGTCTTCCTTAATATCAACATCAATTTCGTCTTCTACCTCCGCAATCACATCAACTGAACAGAATGAGGTATGTCTTCTTTTGTTCGCGTCGAATGGAGATATTCTTACAAGCCTGTGCACACCTATTTCCGAACGCAGGTAGCCATATGAGTAATCACCCTTAATCATAATCGTCACGGTTTTTATACCAGCTTCTTCACCTGCCAGAATGTCCGCGATCTCTGTTTTAAAACCTCTTCTTTCCGACCACTTGATATACATTTTCAGCAGCATCTCTACCCAGTCGCACGCTTCCGTCCCTCCTGCGCCTGAATGAAGAGTCATAATAGCGTTATTTCCGTCATACTTACCGCTTAAAGTCAATTTTAATTCAAAACTTTTATAATCCTTCTCCAGTTTCTCAAGTTCCTCGGTAATCTCAGAAGAGATTGTGTTATCCTTCTCTGATAAGGCGAGTTCAACCAGCTCTAAAGCGTTATCTGTTTCTCTAATGAGGGTATCAAGAGGCGCAGTAATACCTTTTAAGATTTTAATCTGTTTTATAATACTGGCGGCTTTTTTGTTATCTGACCAGAAACCCGGCCTTGAAGTCTCTTTTTCTAACTGTTTTATTTCTTCCTGTTTCTTGGGGTAGTCAAAGATACACCTTTGCGTGATCCAAATTCTTTCTCAATATATCCAATCTTTGTTTTAGATGCTCCATCAATGCCTATCTTTCATAAATAACAGTGATCTTCCTCTCCCCGAGCACCTCGTCGTCAGTATCAAAAGTCCCGTTCCCATTCTTATCCAGAACTGACTGGCCTGTGCAGATTATTTTAAATACATTGGATTTTGTTGTTATGAGGTTGGAGATAGGTTGAAATGTTGTAGTACCTATAGTTGCTGTTGGAGCAGTAACAAGATGTCCAATAGTTTGGAATGGCCCGTCGTCAATAATTTTCTGTGCTGTGGATGCACCTATGTTTTTTAGTCCATTAAGCACAGGAACAGAAGCTGTATTTATATTTATTCTGCCATATGTCTTTGACGCAGGGGTGAGAAGGACATAATCAAAAAACACAGAGTCTGCGCTTGAAGCATCTGCTTGAATAGCAACGCTCAATGTAGTATCTGACACAACAACCTGTCCAAACCGCGCGCCGTAATCTGTGCTTGGAGTAATAAGCGCAGTGTCATCATCAACTCTCACCCTCATTGCCCCGCCTTCTCTTCCGTAAACATACATAATATAAGTATCCGCTTCAAAGCGGTCTATTGTTGTGTACCATGTCCATGTATCCTCATTCGTAGATGCGGAAGCATCTGCTTTAAACCAGTACAGTTCATCAGTTGCCTCATTAAGCTCTCTCCCCCCATATTTACGTTTTGTCTCCTCATCATCACCTAAGAGACTCTCTAAAGTCCAGTTTGAAACTTGCGTTAAATCCGCAAACTCAGCGTCAAGCCGTCTTCCCGAGACAGTGATCCTGTCTGCGATGTTTCGTATTATATGCTCTCCACCGCTATGTTCGGTAGTGTTTCCTATGTTCACCCATTTTTCTCTGCTGAATGATACATCTGCTACCTCTCCTATGTTTGCAAACGGAGAATTCTTCACTTTAATATTGGTTAATGCAGCCCCATTGTTTGCCGCTGCCGGGCTGCCTTTAGTATTTGCGCTTATCAGCCATGTATCGAAGATGCCTGAATCATTCAATACATCGTCTCCAACATAAGCTGGATCGTCTCTCTCCATAGAATAAAAATCATTATCCTGTATTATTGAACTATCCCATAAAACTTGATCAACTATATGTCCCGCAGGAGTAGCTATTCCTGTCGTCGGATCTGTTGTTGGCGTGATGGAGTCGTCATAAAGCCGCAAAGGACTGTCTATTAAAACCGTATCTGAAATAATATCGTCCAGAACGTCATTTGTAAAACCAAGCTGATACACATTGCTTAAACCTGGATATGTCTTTGTAAAATAAATACCATTATTGTACACTTCAGCTCCATTATTAACATCTGAATCAGCCATGTCTACAGCAAGAACACAATATCCGCCACTTGCAGCAATACTCGTCCCGCTGGGAATAGTTCCAACCTGCCCATTCGGAAACTCAAGATGCCAGCCGTTCATTGTAACTGCATTTTCGGAAATATTCACAAGCTCAACATATTCACAGTCAGGGGATTGGGAGAGCTCAATGCGGTACCAGGACCAAGGGCCTGCACCAGCTGATGGTGTTTTTATTTCCAAATGTAACTTTTTATTCGATGATATTATAATTGTATCAGCATCTGTTCCCTCTGCAGTCAAATCAACTGCTCCTACACTTTTCCAATATCCAACTCCTGTATCATCCGATACAGCTGTCTTTACAATTACATCATCGCCACTTCCAAATATTTTTAATTTATAACTCCCTTCTTCCAAATCTGAACCTGACCACATCCACATACCACTGTCATTATTATCCGTGGATCCCCAATTAGGTGCGCTATAACTCCATCCACCTGCTGGAGCTAAAGATTCATAACTTGAAGTCGCATCTTTCCTGAACACAGGCCTTACCATAACCTCATTTATTCTTATTCCTTCAACGCCGTAGCGGGTAAGGACAGTGCCGCCTGGCCCTTCAATATCAATTCGCGTTGAGCCGTTATCACGATCCCTAAAATCAATTATGTTCACTGCCATTTGAGCAAGCTCTGCTGTTGTAGCAGAAGTTCCCCAATAATCAAAGGCGTCCCTCAGAGTTGAATATAATTCCATTGCAGAGCTTACAGCGTTGATGTTTAAGCGCGCCAGCCCTGAATCCGTAAGGTTTTTGTCAGAAGAAAAGGTTGTGATGTAAGAATCAAAATCACTATACTCACTACCTGTTACGTCCGCAAGTGAAACAACCTCAGCAGGAGTCAGATAAGGCGTATCAGCGCTGAGATTGCTGGAAGCAGTGTATGGCCTGGCAATATAAAACTCCGCTGAATCGTCTACCCCCTCATCTCCTTCGTCAGCAAAACTATCTCCATCATTATCTATCCCGTCATTATTCA
This genomic stretch from bacterium harbors:
- a CDS encoding FHA domain-containing protein gives rise to the protein MPDNKMQKFRMGMGEHTGSPLQCENRNVGADLCICPLIVFIVLVFCQHAFAVSKIEKFVIEHPVGLFFSIIGPVVGALFIYWIVFYIFHFGKAEIDIVKERKEHLKIDEEKHELFTKIPEGSVEQALSLPSARLIARSQHGFLKEHKLHSNKEFSIGRSDTCNIAIKEPRVSRLHAKIRPEKEGYILYDLVSKGGTRVNAIKIKRHRLRHNDRIGIGYTEIIFKLEV
- the prfB gene encoding peptide chain release factor 2 (programmed frameshift), with translation MMEHLKQRLDILRKNLDHAKVYLDYPKKQEEIKQLEKETSRPGFWSDNKKAASIIKQIKILKGITAPLDTLIRETDNALELVELALSEKDNTISSEITEELEKLEKDYKSFELKLTLSGKYDGNNAIMTLHSGAGGTEACDWVEMLLKMYIKWSERRGFKTEIADILAGEEAGIKTVTIMIKGDYSYGYLRSEIGVHRLVRISPFDANKRRHTSFCSVDVIAEVEDEIDVDIKEDDLRIDTYRASGHGGQHINTTDSAVRITHLPTGIVTQCQNERSQLKNKLTAMKVLKARLVEYHMRKKEEEMQEYNKDKKKIEWGSQIRSYVFQPYTLVKDHRTGIEAGNVQAVMDGHIDKFIEAFLKIK
- a CDS encoding type II secretion system protein GspK, encoding MRIRILNLFRISDLGFRICPNKNGIALIIVVSIMAVLASIAAAFSYSMIMDQRAAANYMSGIKADYIAKAGIQHAIGVLKLDGDPSNQPPAYCSYEGYDWYGDDWGYDSTLFGAYGADADSCVSNDDDVASTGAAVAGSDSRWVYLTDSQGHLIGRYAVLVIDESGKININTGRHGSFGNEGWTTGEINIKPVCDIAGVSDAKGREIIKVRYGTDGCAGISGYDDNADSVVLNNDGIDNDGDSFADEGDEGVDDSAEFYIARPYTASSNLSADTPYLTPAEVVSLADVTGSEYSDFDSYITTFSSDKNLTDSGLARLNINAVSSAMELYSTLRDAFDYWGTSATTAELAQMAVNIIDFRDRDNGSTRIDIEGPGGTVLTRYGVEGIRINEVMVRPVFRKDATSSYESLAPAGGWSYSAPNWGSTDNNDSGMWMWSGSDLEEGSYKLKIFGSGDDVIVKTAVSDDTGVGYWKSVGAVDLTAEGTDADTIIISSNKKLHLEIKTPSAGAGPWSWYRIELSQSPDCEYVELVNISENAVTMNGWHLEFPNGQVGTIPSGTSIAASGGYCVLAVDMADSDVNNGAEVYNNGIYFTKTYPGLSNVYQLGFTNDVLDDIISDTVLIDSPLRLYDDSITPTTDPTTGIATPAGHIVDQVLWDSSIIQDNDFYSMERDDPAYVGDDVLNDSGIFDTWLISANTKGSPAAANNGAALTNIKVKNSPFANIGEVADVSFSREKWVNIGNTTEHSGGEHIIRNIADRITVSGRRLDAEFADLTQVSNWTLESLLGDDEETKRKYGGRELNEATDELYWFKADASASTNEDTWTWYTTIDRFEADTYIMYVYGREGGAMRVRVDDDTALITPSTDYGARFGQVVVSDTTLSVAIQADASSADSVFFDYVLLTPASKTYGRININTASVPVLNGLKNIGASTAQKIIDDGPFQTIGHLVTAPTATIGTTTFQPISNLITTKSNVFKIICTGQSVLDKNGNGTFDTDDEVLGERKITVIYER